One window of Penaeus chinensis breed Huanghai No. 1 chromosome 1, ASM1920278v2, whole genome shotgun sequence genomic DNA carries:
- the LOC125031030 gene encoding uncharacterized protein LOC125031030 gives MVEPQAESVVSCLGFKVAEPDPAFQELLPPKQGGKMAFSARQLILFGLVVTAFYLTSGSPTREFAGEKEESDLADATDEQESGVLGRLWSSLSTLTGLKRRDTGDRLDRFRRDLLTSWHHSIKTLTHASRRHRRDLENGLTTDTEGYWLLTNLDSNVLPRLMSFSVPAGLNSMTIFEHEAKLFWIGTHGTGIAVYYVDMNTDMFEQVTIPSKGASKCVPVMKTQGFIEMVCAESLDDGDKVGSGAYTITWSNGLEVKLARTLPTQAAKDVAYW, from the exons ATGGTTGAG CCCCAAGCGGAAAGTGTAGTAAGTTGCCTGGGTTTCAAAGTAGCAGAACCTG ATCCAGCGTTTCAGGAACTGTTGCCTCCAAAACAAGGCGGCAAGATGGCGTTCAGTGCCAGGCAGCTTATTCTCTTTGGCCTCGTTGTGACTGCATTCTACTTG ACTAGCGGAAGTCCTACGAGGGAGTttgcaggagagaaagaagagtcgGACCTTGCTGACGCTACCGATGAACAGGAATCGGGCGTGCTAGGCCGCTTGTGGTCCAGTCTAAGCACTCTAACGGGTCTTAAAAGGAGGGACACAG GCGACCGACTTGATAGATTCCGACGAGACCTTCTCACCAGCTGGCACCATAGTATAAAAACTCTAACACATGCCAGTAGAAGACATCGAAGGGACCTCGAGAATGGTCTAACCACCGATACTGAAG gttACTGGCTACTTACTAACCTTGACTCAAATGTTCTTCCTCGATTGATGTCCTTCAGTGTCCCTGCTGGTCTAAATTCTATGACCATATTCGAACACGAAGCCAAATTGTTCTGGATAGGTACACATGGTACCGGAATCGCCGTTTATTACGTCGATATG AATACGGATATGTTTGAGCAAGTTACGATTCCAAGTAAAGGGGCTTCTAAATGTGTGCCGGTAATGAAGACGCAGGGTTTCATAGAGATGGTTTGTGCAGAGAgtcttgatgatggtgataag GTGGGCAGCGGTGCCTATACTATAACTTGGAGTAACGGCCTTGAAGTCAAACTAGCAAGAACCCTGCCAACACAAGCGGCAAAAGATGTCGCTTACTGGTAA
- the LOC125026982 gene encoding ankyrin-1-like, with protein MLPLSTAIRVNLPANLQQASGENDDVAKVLARAFVSCDVGVVKSCLEQGVDPNMPLPGGYVPITLIISTAESERWVEIVRMLLEAGASPDCRDPRGTPLLSLLVATCSPDLLALALKKGADINAHSPSGETPLISAVHYKQIECLRILLRYGADPNTVSADGSSALMWAAGRSNGIGMQRSLTCVRLLLEHGASPTFSNPRGYTPLMAAALIREAEVVRVLLASGADPDTRDARGETALIKAVYSDAVLVVKLLLQYNADVNIQNTMGCTALMNCVSDEVLSLLLQHRADPTLVGNDGNTALHYQASENRAEHSQTLLEYGAPIDARNANGNTPLQIAVRSCSFSVVDLLLNCGANVASFNDAGVSILHDALLSWDYYNTHDIFTALNTPSLMSEMLYYMHSCGSGRVLQVLERLLEGGADPGLAGERGVTPLMLAAARGDDRIVRLLLERGVDPAVPDAGGRTALFYACKWGHARLVDILLAHDCSPNAPDGANNLPIYYAAQHSHTSIVMGLMVDFAFYFRCQHAVT; from the coding sequence ATGCTGCCGCTCAGCACCGCCATCAGAGTGAACCTCCCGGCGAACCTCCAGCAGGCGTCGGGGGAGAATGACGACGTAGCCAAGGTGTTGGCGCGAGCCTTCGTGTCCTGCGACGTGGGTGTGGTGAAGTCATGCCTGGAGCAGGGCGTGGACCCCAACATGCCCCTGCCCGGAGGCTACGTGCccatcactctcatcatctcaACAGCCGAGTCCGAGCGCTGGGTGGAGATCGTCAGAATGCTCTTGGAAGCAGGGGCGTCGCCGGACTGCCGCGACCCCCGGGGcacgcccctcctctcccttctcgtgGCTACCTGCTCACCCGATCTCCTGGCGCTCGCGCTGAAGAAGGGAGCCGACATCAACGCTCACAGCCCCAGCGGCGAGACCCCGCTCATAAGCGCCGTTCATTACAAGCAAATCGAATGCTTGCGAATCCTGCTCAGATACGGCGCGGATCCCAACACAGTCTCCGCCGACGGTTCCAGCGCCCTCATGTGGGCGGCGGGGCGGAGCAACGGCATAGGCATGCAGCGATCCCTCACCTGCGTGAGGCTCCTCCTCGAGCACGGAGCCAGCCCGACGTTCAGCAACCCGCGGGGCTACACGCCGCTCATGGCTGCGGCGCTCATCCGGGAGGCGGAGGTGGTGCGCGTGCTGCTGGCATCTGGCGCCGACCCTGACACCAGAGACGCCCGAGGGGAAACGGCGCTCATCAAGGCGGTCTACTCCGACGCCGTTTTGGTCGTGAAGCTGCTGCTTCAGTACAATGCTGACGTCAACATTCAGAATACGATGGGGTGTACCGCGCTCATGAACTGCGTGTCTGACGAGgtcctctcactcctcctgcAGCACCGCGCCGACCCGACCCTCGTAGGGAACGACGGCAACACCGCCCTTCACTACCAGGCCTCTGAGAACCGCGCCGAGCACTCGCAGACGCTGCTCGAATACGGCGCGCCGATCGACGCTCGGAACGCCAACGGGAACACTCCGCTGCAGATCGCCGTGCGCTCCTGCAGCTTCTCCGTCGTCGACCTCCTCCTGAACTGCGGAGCGAACGTCGCCTCCTTCAACGACGCTGGCGTGTCCATCCTTCACGACGCGTTGTTGTCCTGGGACTACTACAACACGCACGATATCTTCACGGCTCTTAATACTCCCTCCCTCATGTCGGAGATGCTGTATTACATGCACAGCTGCGGATCAGGACGGGTGCTGCAAGTGCTGGAAAGACTGCTGGAAGGCGGCGCTGACCCAGGGCTCGCCGGCGAGAGGGGCGTCACCCCTCTCATGCTAGCGGCCGCGCGGGGCGACGACAGGATCGTGCGACTCCTCCTCGAGCGAGGGGTCGACCCGGCGGTCCCCGACGCAGGAGGACGCACCGCACTCTTCTACGCCTGCAAGTGGGGGCACGCCCGTCTGGTGGACATCCTGCTGGCGCACGACTGCTCCCCCAACGCCCCGGACGGCGCCAACAACCTTCCCATCTACTACGCTGCGCAGCACAGTCACACGTCCATCGTCATGGGACTCATGGTGGATTTCGCCTTTTACTTCCGCTGCCAACACGCAGTCACTTGA
- the LOC125028318 gene encoding probable serine/threonine-protein kinase drkD isoform X2 — MREVYLNSTVEFHGRSSSCQKQSSFSYFGFMNMMLIMLEVAINIINLNNNNDDNNNNNNNNNNNNNNVNGRNIRGLRGPHEELRAFQTLAKSVRKYDETPPADEATDDAVEGEGAEADRATKSEGRHSRRQRGVQRRSLPRMKAAPHHGCLCSTHGEENDPDTEDFPKDLLLEDHDPWSLLSTIDGGRTGAEGRLGVGASVNAMAGWIGRLMTSQHCLAWLQCEIRGLIGAHLSQSDGDDDGNDENVIKTCIQRHPKCPLLMPLHSDGSQGVLVINKNDV, encoded by the exons ATGCGAGAAGTATATTTGAATTCCACGGTGGAGTTTCATGGCAGATCATCGAGCTGTCAGAAGCAAAGCAGCTTTTCCTATTTCGGCTTCATGAACATGATGCTCATCATGCTTGAGGTGGCTATAAACATAATCAAtctaaataacaacaacgatgacaacaataacaataataacaataataacaataataataacaatgtcaacggAAGAAACATTCGAGGATTGCGTGGACCACACGAGGAACTTCGCGCATTTCAGACGTTGGCAAAAAGCGTCCGAAAATACGATGAAACGCCCCCTGCCGACGAAGCGACAGATGATGCAGTCGAAGGCGAAGGTGCAGAAGCAGACCGCGCAACGAAGAGCGAAGGGAGGCATTCCCGAAGGCAGCGAGGAGTCCAAAGGCGGTCGTTACCCAGAATGAAGGCAGCGCCACATCACGGGTGTCTGTGCTCAACGCATGGCGAGGAAAATGACCCAGACACCGAGGACTTTCCCAAGGACCTTCTGCTGGAGGATCACGACCCTTGGAGCCTCCTGTCGACCATAGACGGAGGGCGGACGGGAGCGGAGGGGCGCCTCGGTGTTGGCGCGTCGGTAAATGCTATGGCCGGATGGATAGGCCGGTTAATGACGTCACAGCACTGCCTCGCTTGGCTTCAGTGCGAAATCCGCGGCCTCATTGGAGC GCATCTCAGCCaaagtgacggtgatgatgatggaaacgACGAAAATGTCATCAAAACATGCATACAAAGGCACCCTAAATGTCCCTTACTCATGCCTTTACACAGCGATGGATCCCAGGGTGTCTTGGTAATAAATAAGAATGATGTATAA
- the LOC125028318 gene encoding probable serine/threonine-protein kinase drkD isoform X1, translated as MREVYLNSTVEFHGRSSSCQKQSSFSYFGFMNMMLIMLEVAINIINLNNNNDDNNNNNNNNNNNNNNVNGRNIRGLRGPHEELRAFQTLAKSVRKYDETPPADEATDDAVEGEGAEADRATKSEGRHSRRQRGVQRRSLPRMKAAPHHGCLCSTHGEENDPDTEDFPKDLLLEDHDPWSLLSTIDGGRTGAEGRLGVGASVNAMAGWIGRLMTSQHCLAWLQCEIRGLIGANLSLYRHLSQSDGDDDGNDENVIKTCIQRHPKCPLLMPLHSDGSQGVLVINKNDV; from the exons ATGCGAGAAGTATATTTGAATTCCACGGTGGAGTTTCATGGCAGATCATCGAGCTGTCAGAAGCAAAGCAGCTTTTCCTATTTCGGCTTCATGAACATGATGCTCATCATGCTTGAGGTGGCTATAAACATAATCAAtctaaataacaacaacgatgacaacaataacaataataacaataataacaataataataacaatgtcaacggAAGAAACATTCGAGGATTGCGTGGACCACACGAGGAACTTCGCGCATTTCAGACGTTGGCAAAAAGCGTCCGAAAATACGATGAAACGCCCCCTGCCGACGAAGCGACAGATGATGCAGTCGAAGGCGAAGGTGCAGAAGCAGACCGCGCAACGAAGAGCGAAGGGAGGCATTCCCGAAGGCAGCGAGGAGTCCAAAGGCGGTCGTTACCCAGAATGAAGGCAGCGCCACATCACGGGTGTCTGTGCTCAACGCATGGCGAGGAAAATGACCCAGACACCGAGGACTTTCCCAAGGACCTTCTGCTGGAGGATCACGACCCTTGGAGCCTCCTGTCGACCATAGACGGAGGGCGGACGGGAGCGGAGGGGCGCCTCGGTGTTGGCGCGTCGGTAAATGCTATGGCCGGATGGATAGGCCGGTTAATGACGTCACAGCACTGCCTCGCTTGGCTTCAGTGCGAAATCCGCGGCCTCATTGGAGC AAATCTATCTCTTTACAGGCATCTCAGCCaaagtgacggtgatgatgatggaaacgACGAAAATGTCATCAAAACATGCATACAAAGGCACCCTAAATGTCCCTTACTCATGCCTTTACACAGCGATGGATCCCAGGGTGTCTTGGTAATAAATAAGAATGATGTATAA
- the LOC125028318 gene encoding uncharacterized protein LOC125028318 isoform X3, giving the protein MEDTPHHILVKRDYCPNTFDPLGYIAFLMIGFQLTLNIVNVAINNNNNNNNNNNNNDNNNNNNNNNNQRSFAPPTAHTDFIRKALEKFEPRAKPRRKCSCSKMKRGAQTLRKMLQCLSNSWHNRECLGRVGCEAGRVAWEHLLVTGRRLAGGGKRVRRLVDLGLRSISRQVVGDDCSAQFPGCPSPP; this is encoded by the exons atggaggatacGCCTCATCATATCCTAGTAAAAAGGGACTATTGCCCTAACACCTTCGACCCCCTTGGCTATATCGCCTTCCTCATGATCGGCTTCCAACTGACTCTCAACATCGTGAACGTcgcaatcaacaacaacaataacaacaacaacaataataataacaacgacaacaataacaacaacaacaacaacaataaccagagATCCTTCGCACCCCCCACGGCCCATACAGACTTCATCCGCAAAGCCTTGGAAAAATTCGAACCCAGAGCGAAGCCGAGACGCAAGTGTAGCTGCAGCAAGATGAAACGGGGGGCGCAGACACTGAGGAAGATGCTGCAGTGCCTCTCCAACAGCTGGCACAACCGGGAGTGCCTCGGTCGGGTTGGCTGCGAGGCGGGGAGAGTCGCCTGGGAGCACCTGCTTGTGACGGGGAGGAG GTTGGCAGGAGGCGGAAAGCGCGTGAGGAGACTGGTGGACCTAGGGCTGAGGTCTATTTCTCGTCAGGTCGTGGGTGACGACTGTTCAGCTCAGTTCCCTGGCTGTCCCTCCCCTCCGTGA